A window of Phaseolus vulgaris cultivar G19833 chromosome 4, P. vulgaris v2.0, whole genome shotgun sequence genomic DNA:
NNNNNNNNNNNNNNNNNNNNNNNNNNNNNNNNNNNNNNNNNNNNNNNNNNNNNNNNNNNNNNNNNNNNNNNNNNNNNNNNNNNNNNNNNNNNNNNNNNNNNNNNNNNNNNNNNNNNNNNNNNNNNNNNNNNNNNNNNNNNNNNNNNNNNNNNNNNNNNNNNNNNNNNNNNNNNNNNNNNNNNNNNNNNNNNNNNNNNNNNNNNNNNNNNNNNNNNNNNNNNNNNNNNNNNNNNNNNNNNNNNNNNNNNNNNNNNNNNNNNNNNNNNNNNNNNNNNNNNNNNNNNNNNNNNNNNNNNNNNNNNNNNNNNNNNNNNNNNNNNNNNNNNNNNNNNNNNNNNNNNNNNNNNNNNNNNNNNNNNNNNNNNNNNNNNNNNNNNNNNNNNNNNNNNNNNNNNNNNNNNNNNNNNNNNNNNNNNNNNNNNNNNNNNNNNNNNNNNNNNNNNNNNNNNNNNNNNNNNNNNNNNNNNNNNNNNNNNNNNNNNNNNNNNNNNNNNNNNNNNNNNNNNNNNNNNNNNNNNNNNNNNNNNNNNNNNNNNNNNNNNNNNNNNNNNNNNNNNNNNNNNNNNNNNNNNNNNNNNNNNNNNNNNNNNNNNNNNNNNNNNNNNNNNNNNNNNNNNNNNNNNNNNNNNNNNNNNNNNNNNNNNNNNNNNNNNNNNNNNNNNNNNNNNNNNNNNNNNNNNNNNNNNNNNNNNNNNNNNNNNNNNNNNNNNNNNNNNNNNNNNNNNNNNNNNNNNNNNNNNNNNNNNNNNNNNNNNNNNNNNNNNNNNNNNNNNNNNNNNNNNNNNNNNNNNNNNNNNNNNNNNNNNNNNNNNNNNNNNNNNNNNNNNNNNNNNNNNNNNNNNNNNNNNNNNNNNNNNNNNNNNNNNNNNNNNNNNNNNNNNNNNNNNNNNNNNNNNNNNNNNNNNNNNNNNNNNNNGGTGTTGATTAGTAAAGTTTGATGAAAAGTGGATTTCTGCATCCCATATGACAAAGAAGGAAGGGAAAAGGTAATGAAATAAGAAGATTGTAGATTCTGAATTAGTCTAGAGGAATCTCTGTGTATGAAATCTTACCTCAGAAGATCGATCTGGTGGTGGATGCCTTGCATCTGTGTTGCTGTTAGAGAAATCTAACATGCTGCTACTGAAACTTGTGACACATGATTTTGGAGACCAAGATGGTTTTGATGACTGAAGCTCTTCGTTTCCATGGCCATATACGTAGCTGTTAGCTGAATTTTCTTGTTTAACATCAACAAGAGAAGCGTTTGGAGCCTGAGCTAGCATTTGATCCTCCCAGTTCTCCAACTTCTTGCTCTGAAACTGGCCCATCCCAACCTTACCTTGTTCATCCACCACCCCACTCCTATAACCAAAAACATCACCACAAGGCAAAAACAATTAGATTTTGATCCTTCCTTAACCAAACACAGattgtttttttcaaaataaaataattgagaCACTTCAGAATGTTCTAACATAACTTTAGGATTTCATGGTGTTCCAACCCTCCAAACACAGATATTATATTTACCAAGTGTCTCCATGCAACCATGTTATTAGTTTAGTTTACTTTGTGTGTGTGTCTGTGTAGAGTGGaacaaaaagaaagagaaatataCATGAGTAGCTGGCTCCATGATTCAGGAAGCTCTTGATTCTCATTCCAAGAAGGAAAGGGAAGAGAAGTGGGAGCATAAGGGATGGGAAAGTTTGAAGGAGTGGTGGAGAAGAAAGGAGGAGCTTGTGGAGGCATGCTATTGATATTGATGTTCCACCAGTTAGGGTTTCCAGTGATCATTTGTTGCACTGGTGAGCTCTGAAGAACACCTCTATTCatgccttcttcttcttcttgttcttcttccttttgaGAAAAATTTTCAGCTGCTGtttgcaaagaaagaaagatGTATTATTATTCTCTTTCTGTGATCTTTCTCTTTCCCTTTCTTTGCTTGGTGTCCCAACCAAACACTGCCTTTGTAGAAAATTTGATAGGTCCTCCAAAGGGTTGATTAAGTAGGGTGAACACCACTGCTTGGACCCGTTTGAAGgaattaaatttgaataattatgGAGTTTTTGAGAACCTTTGTCTTTGCTTTGCCTTTCTTTAttgcttttctttctttctcactTTCgtgttatttcttttctttcctttgctTTTGCTTTATCTTAAAGTGGGACAGAAAAAGGTGGTAGGAATTCCCATAATTATAAAATTGCAAATATACTGCATAATCACTCTAGAGAACATTTTTCCCCTATCATATCTACCAACGTGGCGCACTAGAAAGGCCTAAAACAGTACTCATtaaataaacacatttttaCATCAACTCAAAGATTAAAGATTAATTTCTCTATAGTTCTATACATATTTCAGAGTGTATGCTTGCTCCaaaagttttttctttctttctactTTCCACATGCCATTCAAAACGTGATGTATCTCTCTGAGGTTGTTGACCTGCTTTTCAATTTAGTTCCATATCAAATACCTCTCGACTTTCATCAATGATATTTTCAGGCTCATCAGTTTTTTTGGTTGATGGAGGGTACAAAACATAACTACTGTTCTGCATGATTCCTTTGTTATAGGCTAGGTGATATACTCGAGAAAGGGTAATCATTCATTAATAacccttatttttttatataatcacaTTCACAATTATATATATCTTTAAAGGTTTTCAAATTATCAATGAAATTATTATATGGTTCAAACTAAGGTTTTGGATTTATTGAagtttttatcaacaaataataatgaatatatGTGAATCACTTTAAAGGTGATTCAACATTTATATAGAGCACacaatttttaacttttttctcTCGACACGTCTCTTATATCCAAAAAAATACATCATGACATCATTCTCATACAGATCAAAGGGTCAATACACcaatcagagaaggagaaaaacgCAGCTTGAGACTTGGATGTAACTCAAGACTAAGTCTTTAAGTTGAACCAAAGCAAACACTTCCAATACATCTATTACAACCCCCATTAAATATTACTCTGTTTCTATGCTTTCAAATCTCGTTGACAACTGTGATTCAAATCACTCCCCAAACCTCATTTACCCAAGCAGACACATTACACATCCTAAACTAAGAGAAATTTAGTCTGCTCTTAATTGCATAAGTTCACCTTATATAAAGTTTTTGTTGTACAAAAGTTCGTTCTAAAATATACATtatttactaaaattttaattataaatttttgaaaaatcaatCTAATTTCAGTGATTTAAAAAGAATACACCAGTAAaagaaacccagaaaaataAGTTGAATAATATGAAGATAATAGTATTTGGACAAGACAATGGTTCGAATCGATGAAAGTGTATTACATAGAGGAGGAACAGCTTGAACTGACATCACACACACCAAAGAGGTCAATGTCTAGGGCATGCCATTGCTCATGTTTGTTTCTCCAAGAATTTAGTTCCCAGTTTCCATCAATTTTAAACTGTCACCTAAAACTTTTACACATTCTTTTTGGGTATCCCAATAAATCTCCTTCCCAAATGAGCTAAAGTAAAATCCACCAAACATCATTATAACTTTATaagatgtttttatatttaatatagtaacatttcattttttatttatttcaaaatttatttaattatcttctaattattgtttaaatttcataTCTGCTATtctttacttttaaattattgatgttttataaatttaaagtgTCATTCATTAACTTTGTTAGTTATACAATTACTTGAACAACCAAGATCACAATCTAAATCTGATAGTGatagttatttatatatgtgTTGTATATTTTATCGTAACGTCTTAGCTACGTTCCTGGAAAGTTCAACTTAAATACAGATGAAATGAATGTGTTAAAAACTTCTTATTCTTATTTGGATATTAAAAAAAGTGAGATAGAAAGTCATGTGTATAGATTTTTCCTTCGTCATTGTTGAATATTTGGTAGAATTTTCTAGCATTGAATTTACTcgttttttattagtaaaaataaatgaataaataagaaGTATTTTAAGAATAGTTCAATCTTTATACAAACGATTAATCTAAGTATTTTTTTCCTCAATCTTCGTTACACAGACAAAAATACCTTACACCTTACCTcttatacaaatatttataagataaaCCATTAAAATTAACCATTAAAACGTATCTATCAGCTAGacctcttaataattttttacagaCATCATGCAAACTAGTAACTCAAGACACAAAAAAATAGGTAAAACATATCCCGCATGCTTTGGATTTTACTTAAGACCAAACCTTCAACTGCGCAAAAGTAAAAATTTCATTATGATTTATCCTgctatttttaaaaatcttctTATTCCTGTATTTTCACAATTCTTCTACAACTGTTTTCTACCCAACCCAAATCTAATTATCAATTTCATTGACACTActcaatttgaaatttaaaaaaaaaaaaaaaaaaatttaactttcAATGATCGGTCAATACCAACTTCATTCACTCGTAGTACATAGACCACACAATAAGCAAAGAAATATCCAAAAAAACACACATGCCTGCGACTTCTAGTTTCAATGAACATTCCTAATCAgatacaacaaaaaaaaaagagatgaaTAATGAACAAAAACCAATGGTGGAATTATTCCTTTGGCATGAGAAGTGAATTACAATAGTATTATTGTGGAGTTCAATATTAATTCCACAGGCAAACATTCCCTCGTGCCGCATTTTGATGTcgcaaagaaacaaaaaaacccTTAATTTTCGAGCTAATTTAGAGTGTGGTGACAGAGATTATGGGGAAGAAGTTATAAATTATAGGTTTTTGTGTATTGATATTGATATTGAGAATTGAGATATAGGAAGTGTCAAAAAAGgaaggaagaaaagaaaggtAGAATAGCTGAGAAGGGTTTAATGTTCATATCTTTGTCGGAAGCTGTGTGTCTTTTGTACCcacattttcttattttattttccttctttgtcttcaccttctttgtcataTATTCCTCTTCTCCTTTCATTTCCTATTCATCTTTGATTTCCACTTCAACTATGCCCAATCAATCAATTTCTTAACCTTTGTTTATGATCTAATTTTTCTAAGAATTTTCTCTCTTTATGTGAACCATGCATGCTGCCTCTCTTGTGTCTACATTTCTTAGTTAAAAATAgtgaaaaaatatacataattaGTTAAGATTCTATtatttttagataatttttttcatagttACTTAGACTTCTTTAATGattataatacaataaaatataataattcattGTTTGAAATaccaacagattcatttttttttatttttttaacagcaaaaaataaataaaataatatagaatactTGAAGGTACTCCAACCCTATTACAAAGAGAGAGAGGGTCCAATAGAGAGGGTTTCCAACCAAACCTACAAAATCTAAGAGAACAACCTATTCTTATGTCCAAAAACTAACATCAACAAAAAAGTTTCTCCAAGACCTGCTCTAGTAATAACTTCACGAAGAATCAGATATACTTTAACTATTGCACATTcttatacaaaatatatatatttcatagtACAAATAACACAAActacaaaaaaatatgtatacaaAATACAATATATATTAAGATCATATATATGTTTAAAGTTCTAAAAAACCTATTTGTTCCACTTAATTTATACAAATGAATAATGTTTAATTTCTTTATCTTACTACTATCATCATTTTAATTAGTGTAACATTtggtatttattattattattgatattgatcattatcattatcattTTTGTCAATACTATTGTCACCATCTACCacaattattgttattaaaattattatgaacaattattgttattaaaattattatgcaTGAATAAAGTATTGTGTAGGTTTTTAGCAAATATTGTGTAATATGTCTTCtgtagtttttgttttttcacgGTTGGGATGGTAAGTTTTGGTGACTCTTTTATATCaagtttaaaacttttttttatatacggATTCGATTATCTCTTAAATGGTCTAATTTATTTGATTCATTATTTATCTATTGTCGATTAAAATGTAGAGTTAACCCTTGACCTTTGTTTTAAAGAAGTGAGGtttatgatgatttttttttattatgtgagTGTTGTTTGAGTTTCTATCTCATGACCGAgtttaataaatattgtttcAATTATAGTAAATTCCTATAAATTGGATCACACTTTATTtccatttcttcttcttaaatcttacattttaaaatttagtgagatatttgttaaaattgattttctacTTCTCTTTATAGTTCTAAATTTTAATGTTTATGGTTAACATACATTACAATTTAAATCAATTTGATTGGTCTGATTGTGAATAGTAACGCATTTGTAATTTGATCATTGACTCATAAAGTTATacagtaattttttaaataaataatattggaGTTGTAAGCTATGAAGGTAGGCGTTGGGTGAAGGAGTTGTGACTGAAAAACTATTTTACTTTTGTATAGCATTACATGCACGgtctttaaaataaaacaatttaaaatatagttgCTGTTATACATCTGTCAGAACGACgctatttgatttttatttttcttattttcttttatcaagCCAATGTTATATAATTAATCTTACGACGATAAAGTTTACACTAATAATATAGtatatattaatagtattagtTGTTGATTTTTGATTAGAATTAAGAAATATatgcaaatattaaaaaaaattattaaataaaaattaattagtcattatattgattaaatcagatactattttagaaactaaaaatttattgataagtagtttttattaataataaaatttataaattagtttttaaattaatatttaattaactatcaagtTTTATCTATagaataatatctaatttagttaatatagtaattaattgtttttttttatctctaaaattgatttatatttaatgatctTATGACTTTTTTACCGTGAAAAGTCACTTTCTAATGCTCAAATTAGAGTTTGTTACATAGTGCACTAGTGCAGAAAAGGTGAAAAATGACCGTCATTTTAACTTTAAAACAACGAATTTCTAACAGTTGTTTTTCAGTGTGTAGTCTATTCTCTTCAAGCAAAGAAGACGGCTATTTAACTTTTGTGTTACATTCAGTCTAAAACTTGGACTATGGTAAAAAATGTCATTTTATTCCCTTCaattaataacatttaaaaaaatgacaGTTATTCATGTTTTGAATGAGAAAAAACACGGTGCCCTAATCTTAGTAACGGTGATGGTGAAGAGCAGCGGCAGCAAACAACAATGATGGTGAACGGCAGCAGCAGCGACGACTAGCAGCAGCAAAGAACCAATAAAGACATAGAAAACAACAAATGAAGACAGTGGTGGTGGAAGACAATGAAAACCTTCACCAACAATGGaggaaagaaacaaaaaaagaaacaaataagcaatGGTGAGTGAGTGAAAGAAACTTACACAATGACAAAGAGCTCgaagatgaaaaagaagaagaagcagagagAGCACGAAGCAAAGAAGAAAGACAAAGAAAATACGAAAACAAAGTGACGCGCTACGAATTAGGATAATAAAATGACTGTAAAACGATGGCTTTAAGGTAAATCCATCGTTTTAAACCAAAGCGCTTGGTATACAAAAAAGACCAAACGCTTTGGTATAAAACGATGCTTTAACTCATAGTCGCCGCTTTATACTCGCTTTAATTTCGAAAATGATACCGCACTTTGATGGACAACGTTTGTCAATAGAAACGTTGTGAATATATTGTCGTAAATGAGTCTTTTTGCactaataataaatacataccTTGACATAGATTGATCAGCCTATTTATAAGAACAAATTAAACCATTATCTATTGCTTCCTCTAATATTccttttactcttaggtgtcgTGTAGTTCAACTAGTACTCTCGAATAATGAATACAAAGTGAGAACCTCCTTTTCCCCCAAAATTgggaattaaaaaataaaacacttcttcattggattcctcttATGACATGGATTAGaatgaagttaaaaaaaatctcattattATTCCCCTTGATGTCCCAAGAAGGCTTATTTACCAACTAAACAAACATGGCTTTTCATGCCACAAAAGCTAGACATAGCCCTCTTCCTAGTTCCCTTTCATAATTTAAAGGACAACCCTAGCATCATTCCTCCCCTTTCTCAAGGGGGCACCAAAAAGAAAAGCTATAAATGGAAATCAATTTGGTTATCTTCTTAGGtaagaaacaaaagaaaagcACGCCTGTGTTCCTGCTTTCACTTCATTTTTTCTTGTGATTTCCTAATATGAGATCCACTACTGATCGATATCTAGCTGCTTTAACTTTTCATGGCTCAAATTTTGAACCAGCTAAAGTTAATTAATCAGGCTTAACATAATGAACATTACATAAACTCAGGTAGTTGATATACACAGCATGCATTAGATTAGTTTAGAAATCATTATCTGAAACTTGATTAACAGTTATAAAAGTGCATAATGTTTGTTTTATCCATTTATGCCTTTGTCTGCATGcacactttttctttttatttccgAACAAAGTTCCTACGCCAGTTGCATTGATGATTAAAAGTTGACCAGTTTAAAAAGCTAAGCTTTTCTTTACTTTGGATTCAGTTTTTTGCACGCATGTTTGTTTTCTAATTTACACGTATTTTCTTACTAGCTAATTGAGTGTGACAAGAAGGATAACCCATTATTTGTTTATGAGACATGAAGCAATCAATCTTTATCTTTTCTGCTAATAGCAGTAGATGGGTTCAAAATAGTGTGGCAAGTCTCCTTTCATAGATTAGAAAATAAGAGTGTATATGTAAATGCTAGAATAGCTTGTGAAATTTTTTGAAgtgtttcattttctttataagAGAAAAGTATCTCGTTTTATTTTcgtataagaaaatcatgaaataaaaatcaattttagagaaaaaaataattagttgttatagtgattaaattaaagatattttagagactaaaaaaatagtttttataattgataaataatttttaaatttgtatctaattaactactaaaGTTTTGAcaaccaactttagaatctaaataattggtagctaattatataccaattaaaaactatttatcaataattaaaactaatttagataccaataattttgtaGTCTTCAAGATAATAtgtaatttagtcaatataacaactaattactttttatatctaagattgatttttatttaatgattttctagtagtaaAATGGTATGAATGTAAATAAATGATCTccaaaacaagaacaaaatatcttataattcatattatttCATGTTCGATATAACACAATTAAATAAAGGAACATGTTGAAAGGAGGTGTCTAAtcttttatacttttatatatatttttttttgtaataaataataaataaat
This region includes:
- the LOC137838100 gene encoding transcription factor bHLH68-like — encoded protein: MNRGVLQSSPVQQMITGNPNWWNININSMPPQAPPFFSTTPSNFPIPYAPTSLPFPSWNENQELPESWSQLLMSGVVDEQGKVGMGQFQSKKLENWEDQMLAQAPNASLVDVKQENSANSYVYGHGNEELQSSKPSWSPKSCVTSFSSSMLDFSNSNTDARHPPPDRSSEVRFHTQRFL